From the genome of Colletotrichum destructivum chromosome 10, complete sequence, one region includes:
- a CDS encoding Putative peptidase A2A, retrovirus, catalytic, ankyrin repeat-containing domain superfamily translates to MLLDNGADVNAQGGRHGNALQAASLEGHKEVIQMLLNKGADVNAQGGRFGNALRAALIEGDREVIQMLLDKGADITVATKDGLIPLVSASANGYLKVVELLLDRGADITVADKAGRTPLISASDSGHLEVVKLLLDRGADITIADEGGWTPLNAASYSGHLEVVKLLLDTGADITVANKDRWTPLNAASDSGHLEVVKLLLDRGADITIANKDGWTPLISALDSGHLEVVKLLLDRGADITVADKDGWTPLISASDSGHLEVVKLLLNKGADVYSIDNDGRTALFHAAMRGHHQTVLILLSKKALVNSEDCHNAGPLILASRNGHGDTVELLAAEYRHESIVKMLLDTRNVDVDSQDKCNRSPLSWAAEYGHESVIKMLLDTGKIEVDSRDNNNQSPLLWAAKNGHESVVKLLLDTGKVEVDSKDAKYSQTPLSWAAENGHESIVKMLLNTRNVDVDSQDKCNRSPLSWATGRGHKSVVKLLLDTGKVEVDLKDAWFSQTPLSWAAENGHKSVVKLLLNTGKVDVDSRDRDNRSPLSWAASNGHEAVVNLMLGTSKVNVDLIDTEGRTALSWAARKGKENTVSLLVQNSNMSINYRDNCGYTPLMWALARSHHTVVEILSRSGNLADDFYKERLALHAFNFMSAAELEKFIVHIAPKDPRNHDARQQHPPFRRRAPPLHLAHDARRGPRAFVENPFHLLPIILFPAAQAVVDARGPGAPDADITDYNKILGLDRLFRDALVDFPLFLRPDGPIAPTAPQQFALQRDVVLLGFYSRRARLHRHFLLHDRQDGQYQPSRDICLQSARTVLSIATSILRAASRGREPGAAGSEKTAGCRMGCIIGHMFMACTILALNAGSDAGCAGLGDDGSDATATTETHAEVAQACRDLASVGGESAVAGTLVRNLVGVLRRYRVQGVEDVESATCRTNSPGGRDRPSEVGEENMACGRGKGGDTSGYDIGYSDTLGDGDDLGLDGLWNDILVDTTTSGWDQLFAGLDTYCGPT, encoded by the exons ATGCTCCTCGACAATGGAGCAGACGTCAACGCTCAGGGTGGCCGCCATGGCAACGCCCTTCAAGCTGCTTCATTAGAAGGCCACAAGGAGGTCATCCAGATGCTCCTCAACAAAGGAgcagacgtcaacgcccaggGTGGCCGCTTCGGCAATGCTCTTCGAGCTGCTTTAATTGAAGGGGACAGGGAGGTCATCCAGATGCTTCTCGACAAGGGAGCTGACATCACGGTCGCCACCAAGGACGGACTCATACCACTTGTTTCAGCCTCAGCTAACGGCTATCTTAAGGTAGTCgagctgcttctcgacagAGGGGCTGACATCACAGTTGCTGATAAGGCTGGGCGGACACCACTCATTTCGGCCTCAGACTCCGGCCATCTTGAGGTGGTCAAGCTGCTTCTTGACAGGGGGGCTGACATCACGATTGCTGATGAGGGCGGGTGGACACCACTCAATGCAGCATCATACTCCGGTCATCTTGAGGTGGTCAAGCTGCTTCTTGACACGGGGGCTGACATTACGGTTGCTAATAAGGACAGGTGGACACCACTTAATGCAGCATCAGACTCCGGCCATCTTGAGGTGGTTAAGCTGCTTCTTGACAGGGGGGCTGACATCACAATTGCTAATAAGGACGGGTGGACACCACTTATTTCGGCATTAGACTCCGGCCATCTTGAGGTGGTCAAGCTGCTTCTTGACAGGGGGGCTGACATTACGGTTGCTGATAAGGACGGGTGGACACCACTTATTTCGGCATCAGACTCCGGCCATCTTGAGGTGGTCAAGCTGCTTCTCAACAAGGGAGCAGACGTCTATAGTATAGACAACGATGGTCGCACAGCTCTTTTCCACGCAGCGATGCGAGGACATCACCAAACTGTGCTGATTTTGCTCTCCAAGAAGGCACTGGTGAACTCTGAAGACTGTCACAACGCAGGACCACTGATTCTAGCCTCAAGAAATGGACACGGAGACACAGTAGAGCTTTTGGCTGCAGAATATAGACACGAAAGCATTGTCAAGATGCTCCTCGACACAAGGAatgtcgacgtcgactcACAAGACAAATGCAATCGATCGCCACTCTCGTGGGCTGCAGAGTATGGACATGAAAGCGTCATCAAGATGCTCCTTGACACAGGGAAGATTGAAGTTGACTCACGAGACAACAATAATCAATCGCCGCTTTTATGGGCTGCAAAAAATGGACACGAAAGCGTCGTcaagctgctcctcgacacAGGGAAGGTCGAAGTTGACTCAAAAGACGCAAAGTATAGCCAGACGCCGTTATCGTGGGCTGCAGAAAATGGACACGAAAGCATTGTCAAGATGCTCCTCAACACAAGGAatgtcgacgtcgactcACAAGACAAATGCAATCGATCGCCACTCTCGTGGGCTACAGGACGTGGACACAAAAGCGTCGTCAAGCTGCTCCTGGACACAGGCAAGGTTGAAGTCGACTTAAAAGACGCATGGTTTAGCCAGACGCCGTTATCGTGGGCTGCAGAAAATGGACACAAAAGCGTCGTCAAGCTGCTCCTCAACACAGGgaaggtcgacgtcgactcAAGAGACAGGGATAATCGATCACCACTCTCTTGGGCGGCAAGCAATGGACATGAGGCTGTGGTAAACTTGATGCTCGGCACAAGTAAGGTCAATGTTGACTTGATAGACACAGAGGGCCGCACAGCACTTTCCTGGGCTGCCAGGAAAGGCAAGGAAAACACAGTTTCATTGCTCGTTCAGAACAGCAATATGAGTATCAACTATCGCGATAACTGTGGCTACACGCCACTCATGTGGGCACTGGCACGATCCCACCACACAGTGGTAGAGATACTCAGCCGTAGTGGAAACCTAGCAGACGACTTTTACAAAGAACGGCTGGCTTTGCACGCATTCAACTTCATGTCGGCCGCTGAATTGGAGAAATTCATAGTCCATATTG CTCCCAAAGACCCCCGCAACCATGACGCCAGGCAGCAACACCCCCCTttccgacgccgagccccGCCTCTCCACCTGGCTCATGACgcgcgacgaggccctcgtgCCTTCGTCGAGAACCCcttccacctcctccccatcatcctcttccccgCGGCACaagccgtcgtcgacgcccgcggCCCCGGCGCGCCGGACGCTGACATCACCGACTACAACAAGATCCTCGGCCTAGACCGCCTCTTCCGCGACGCCCTGGTCGACTTCCCGCTCTTCCTCCGCCCGGACGGGCCCATTGCGCCCACCGCGCCGCAACAATTTGCCCTGCAGAgggacgtcgtcctcctcggcttctACTCCCGGCGCGCCCGGCTTCATCGCCACTTCCTCCTGCACGACAGGCAAGACGGACAGTACCAGCCGTCGCGTGACATCTGCCTGCAGTCGGCGCGGACTGTGCTCTCCATCGCCACGAGCATCCTTCGCGCCGCCTCGCGGGGCAGGGAACCCGGCGCCGCGGGAagcgagaagacggcgggctGCCGCATGGGTTGCATCATCGGGCACATGTTCATGGCGTGTACGATCCTGGCTCTAAACGCCGGGTCGGATGCCGGTTGTGCTGGTCTGGGGGACGATGGGAGCGatgcgacggcgacgacggagacgcACGCCGAGGTTGCGCAGGCTTGCCGCGACCTGGCTTCGGTGGGGGGGGagtcggcggtggcggggacGCTCGTCCGCAACCTTGTGGGCGTGCTCCGCCGGTATCGCGTCCAAGGAGTGGAGGACGTTGAGTCGGCGACGTGCCGTACGAACTCACCTGGTGGCAGAGATAGACCGAGTGAGGTCGGCGAAGAGAACATGGCATGTGGCAGGGGGAAGGGCGGTGACACCAGCGGATATGACATTGGATACTCCGACACgctgggcgatggcgatgatctcggcctcgacgggctCTGGAACGACATTCTGGTCGACACGACCACGTCCGGATGGGACCAACTGTTTGCAGGACTCGACACATACTGCGGCCCGACCTGA
- a CDS encoding Putative flavoprotein, with amino-acid sequence MEDIAPRRKIIVAITGATGAQIGIRILQTLRRLNVETHLIISKWAAETIKHETDYTPSAVKALADHAYSSHDLAAPIASGSYRVNGMIVAPCSVRTLAAINAGVCDDLVTRAADVCLKERRRLVLSVRETPFSEIHLRNMVEVTRAGAIVAPPVVGFYTRPSSIDDVLDQMVGRLLDLFDLDAKNFERWEGMQKG; translated from the coding sequence ATGGAAGACATTGCTCCCCGCAGAAAGATCATTGTCGCCATAACGGGCGCAACAGGCGCCCAGATCGGTATCCGTATTCTCCAGACCCTTCGCCGCCTCAACGTGGAAACGCACCTCATCATCAGCAAAtgggcggccgagacgatcAAGCACGAGACGGACTACACGCCTTCGGCCGTCAAGGCGCTCGCGGACCACGCCTACAGCTCGCACGACCTCGCGGCGCCGATCGCGAGCGGTTCGTACCGCGTCAACGGCATGATCGTCGCGCCGTGCTCCGTGCGGACGCTGGCGGCCATCAACGCGGGCGTGTGCGACGATCTCGTGACGCGCGCGGCCGACGTGTGTCTGAAGGAGCGGCGGAGGCTGGTGCTCTCGGTGCGCGAGACGCCCTTCAGCGAGATCCACCTGCGGAACATGGTCGAGGTGACGAGGGCCGGGGCCATTGTCGCGCCGCCGGTCGTCGGGTTCTAcacgcggccgtcgtcgattGACGATGTCTTGGATCAGATGGTCGGCAGGCTGCTTGACCTGTTCGATCTGGACGCGAAGAACTTTGAGAGGTGGGAGGGTATGCAGAAGGGCTAG